acactttttatataattttacaacaCTAAACAAACATCCAACAATTAAAGACAACCAATATCAAGAGTTTAGACTACAATTTATATGCATCAAAGTAagcatgttttaggttttttaatgttacattaaATATAACACTAAGGGTCAGGAAAGAGGAAAATGCACTACGAAAAAAAACTTTACTGCAAAACTTTATtctgtacattttttattaatagaaCACTGAACATGACATAAGACAATACATAGTATGAGCATTAACCCCGTAGTTTACCTCAAGGTACCTGTTAGAGTAcacgttaaaaataaaaaattactccgGTAATTAGGAAAGGTGTTGGAAGGAGTGTGTCAACTGACTGTTATCACAGGTGAGGTCTAGGAATTTACAGGCAACTGGTGCATCCTCTGATTGCTAACACATGAAATTCACATTTTGCAATGCCTTGCATGTCAAATACACTGGTCCATAAAATTAATCTAGTAAAGTAACCTTCAGCTTCGTATTAGGCGTAAGCTGTTAGTTTTAACAACCCTTTGAAAATTCCCGAAATTGACTTTAGATTATGTTGCGTCAGTAAAGCGTCAGGACATTTATTCACAAAGTTgtgactttccttttttttttacgaacgCCTAAAACGCGACAAAACCATTTCGACCAATGTCAATTATTTCAATCAACACACATTTAATAGATAAAGCCAAACGTTACAACATGAAATAAACCTTTATGACAAACACTCACCACTGCAGGATATACTCCGCTTTTATTTCAGTGCTGACCAACGACATCTTGGCCTCTCTTGTGTGGGACCGATGAGGACGAAATTTTCACCCCGTGATACTTATATTAGTTTTAGCGATCAACTAAGTTTCAGTTATACGAAAATCGGGGAAAACCGAAGACCAACTTCTATATCCGATAATTTCACGAAGGAATCAAAAGATACTAATTAGATGCCATAAAGTTGCTTTCGCGCCTCGTTCTCGCGCGTTCACCTGATTGGCTCATTTATGGTCAGACGGAAGTTCAGTAAAAGACGGAGGCAACGATATTTAACAAAGTTTAAATCCTGAACCAACGCAAGATATTGAATTATTAACAATTAATATAGTGTATGACTATAAAGATGAATATGTTGTAATCAAATTAATTCTAGGTTAATGTTTTTTCCTCACTCATCTCTAAACAACGTTAATGTTATTGTATAACCAAAATCATATAAATGCAATTATTGAAAAtgcaatgaaatatatatatatatacatatatatttaaagtaatatactgtatatgaacttATAAGCAATATTATATTGATTACCAATTAAATGTGAATCCAAAATGTTCTCCAGTCAAATCATTGTTCATTAtggattttaatttgtaaaatctAGCTGGCTATAAACGTATGTATGGCTATAAATTATGTACTAGTTCACATGTATAatacaaatatgcaaataagacaccaatcagatattttaaaaaaagaaaaacatttatttaataaaacaaatgctGATTAACAAATTTTTACCACTTTATTCAAAATGAACAGAAAACTAACTGAAAAAGACATTAGGTCAATATATAACAAGACTTCAGTcctagtaatgaacactgttcaacaggaacttttttatttaaaggtttaAAGTGAGATGGGTATGGTACAAGGAAGAAAAATAGCACAACAGAAATAATCAAATGTTGACTATTTCGGTGGGTCTGTGTTTATCCCGTATTTCTCTTTGAGAATTTTCAGCTGCTCCTCCTTTTTCTTTGTGTCCATTTTTTGGAAAGCCTTGACAGGGGGAAACAGGCAgcattagagttttttttttagtcaaaatCATTGAATTAAACTTTAAAAGGAACTGACAAAATGGTATATAGATTACAAATTTCATGTGTTTGCACAAACTTGGcgaataaagctcattctgagaTTAGTCAATAGTCACTGTCTGTTTTCATTGTATGGTTAAtactattttgcatttttttccccttttttactCCTCAGAAGAAATACAATTATAATtgtttgaaacagaaataaattaaaggaCCGAATCTTAATATTTAGGTGAACTACTACTTtaacatacaacaaaatataatgaaaatatttcagtttccCATGAAATAAAGTTAATGTTAGAATCAAAGGCAAAAACAGTTAAACTCACCCTGTTTGCATTATAGTACAATACAACTAAGTATCTGTTGCAGACATTGAATCCAGAAAGGTGATCACAGGCATTTTTGGCATCAAAGATGTCTTCGTATATGACATAGGCTGTTCCTCTCGTCTCTGGTGTGTTCCCACTAAAACAATAGCTGAACAATCAGTTACCCATCTTACAAAAATACACAATCAgcactttctttaaataaaagtgtTTATTAAGAACTCTGACACCTGATACTTACACTCTGATCTGACGAATTGGCCCATACTTTCCAAAGATGTCATACATCTCCTCTGCTGTGATTTTGTATGGAAGGTTACGAATATACAATATCCTGTTCACCTCTGGAGGTAAACGAATCTGAAACGTGCCAACAAAGCGAAACATTAATATACACATAACGTACATGAAATGTTACCGTTTTAGATTATTAAAACACAAACCACAGTCATTTAAAGAATTTGAACGTTCTAAGGCGCTTCGAATGACATGTAATGTTAATCACGAAAAATAATTCACGAATTCCGACATGGACGCAATTTGGTAAACATTTTGACCGTTTTTTCTACATAAGAGAGGGCACTCGAGTCCTAAATACGTCTAATcgtaaaaatactaaaaacaggaaaaaatatgtttaacattCAACTAGCAATAACTCTTATGTCTTTGTCTTAGAGGTTACTGATCACGTTTATACCAGGAAAACAACAGTAAACATTAATCGCTAATGTAACGTTACCGATTATCCATTTTGAGCAATACACTATCAACATCACGATCATTTGAACCGAATCTGGACTTACATTCGCTCGTTTAGCTGCTTGCATCGCCATGGCTGGacctttttaaagaaacaaaactcaaactttacaaaaaaaataaataaataaataaaagccttaACCAGTACTAATCAGTAGCAACTAGCACGAGCTAGGTAGCTGCGCACTTTGCAATGTTTGATGGCGCAGTGCGATGACGTCTTTCCGGGAAGGCTTCGGTCAGGTTCCTTTGAGGTGACGTCAAGCAGCGATTCCACTCAGGTTTCattctaaaaaatattaaagacaaaagtttctttttgtgtgtgtgtgtgcccctaGCAAAACGGGAcatcatatttttcatatttgtccTTATAAGCAATTATTTTAgatatattcatttgtttattaacCAAAAACTACTTTTGCTTGTTCTAGGATGTTATTTGGTTTCTCTAACGTGAACAAAACAAGAAagtaatactttattattattttttattgctcCTTGCCAAATCTCATATTAATTGTAGTAAATTCAGTCATCAAAAGCACATTTACTATTGCTAGCTTATATATCCAAGCAATTTCTTCCTCAAATTACTCATATTTAATTTCATAACACATCTGCtgcctttttaatttatttagctatagaattcaatatattttgacgaaatgtaatatttattttaatatctttattttaaagaatttctTGCATTTCTTATATGTTTATTAAATCTGTaaattttaatttgttctttattcatgtatatatttatgatacATTGGCAATATAAAAAATCAAAATAGCGGAGAGAAAATGACTATATAACATATTTAATACTTAGcaatttttcagtttaataaacGGAACAATAAATCCAACTGATCGGCAAATAATTgacaaaaaaacaccaaaatCGGCGTGAATGTTTCAATATTTAGCCGCTCATGTTATAGATATACATGATATATACAACTCAAATGCATATCTAGGCCTCATGCGGCCTCATGTCCTACAAATTAAACACTCTGCTGCCATCTAACGGACGTCTTATGTTTTACAGACTACATTTGCTATCCAGAATTATAATCTGTTATAATCTGTTATAATCTGACAGTTTTTGCAAAAATATTCCAATATATTTCTCTCATGAAAATGATAGCCTTTCAGATTCTTCCTTAAATTACAACAGAAGTATATtccttttttaaaagtatttgcATAGCTGCATAAAAGTTACTCATATCAGTTACTCATTGCAggtaaaaatacatttcaatatcTACATGCTGACCACCAAAATCTTTTCAAATCAAACTCGGACATTGAGGAAAAAATCCCTTGTACTCTTTTATTAGTTTAAACCACAACACAAGAAGTAGAGCAGCCATGGCATCAGGGGCACAATACATGCTACATGtacaaaataacttttaaattggAAAAGTTTGCCATTGCATGAATTTGGAGCAGTGCCTAGGTAAACATTACAATGACCAAGATTATGCTTGTGTAAAGCTCTTGACACGGGCAGAATGTACTTTCAAATGGAGCACAGAAATGTGCATATTTAGAAATCGAGTCGGTGCTCAAAATGTGAAGTTGGTGCACATGTCaggatttaaaaagtaatcactTTAGGGTTAACCTTTGAAACCCTCAGGTGGAGTTCACCTTTAAAACCATTATGTAAAAAGTAGAAATAAATACAGTCTTGGACATCTTGGCTGTCAAGATTTTATATCACTTTAAACCCAAAAATGATATTTATAAATTCATTCCATGCACAGGCCCCACATAAAGTTGCACAATGATATGCAATTTATTACATTTGATGACATTCTGAAACTGCACAGCTTGTAGGTTTTATATGGGAATATTTTTTGTGGCATAATATTTCCACCATGAGAATGAATATATGCTATCAGCTGCTGAATTATTCTCACAGATTACATTCGGCCACACTGAATCCCTCTTATGTGATGTACATGCTAGACATAGAAGGTGTAGTAAACTAGCCTTTTCCCATCAATGCATCACAGAACCTTGCAAAACCAATGAATTATCCATCTAATTCTATTTCAGATCTCTAATGTTTCTTCTAAATAAGGCTTGTTATCATTCATTATGCAGGATGCAAATGAGGGAAGTACTCTTATAGCAAACCTAATGGCATgcaaataaactacatttatatTCACCAACAGTACAAGCACATTTGAAGGGAAAAATTCAGTGGACATAAGCTTATCTTTTTGTCCATCCAGACGAGTGGGTAAACCCGGAACAGTTACGATTACCATAAGAATCGATTCGGTTGACATTATGCAGTATATGGTACACATAGCTAGCATCAGTACAATAAATAGTAGCTCGATTTAATACAGCACATCAGTGATGCGCATGCTCCAGTGGATTCAGAAGGTACTTTGCAGTTAATTTTGACCAGTCAATATTTATAGGTATATTAATATCCATATAAAATATTCAGAAATTCTATGCGTGCATGGcattttctgtatgtgtgtgtgtgtgtgtgtgagagagaatttgTGTGTGCAAAGGTGTTCATGTGGGGGCATATGTGAAATTTGTTAGCAAAGACCATTCTCATGCACACAAGTGTTTCAAACACAGGAAGCGGATTCATTGAAAGGTAGTCcaagcaattttttttatcagtggaAATAGCTGCAAACTGAATGGAACATTAATCATTTGTGCAGTCCCTGGCACTTTTCTGAGACACTCATTTTTGCAGGTCACACTGAAGCAGTAATACAATGGACGGGTCACTCTTTGCTGCTTCTTTGAACTCTTCCAATGTGATCTGATCATCGTTGTTCTTATCCATCTTACTGAAGATTTTGTCGACCCGCTGCTCGGGCGTCAAGCCGTCCTCATTCATCTTCATCATGATAACAGTCCCCACCATCTTGTAGATTGCCTTTTAATGAGGAAAACAGAACAATATGGATTAAATTATTTTGGGGAGTCAGAGACCCATTGAGCTGTGGCACTAATAAAGGTAACATAACTCTCTTTGACCATTAGGGGGCGAATCACTCCATATATAGAACCACAGTTTATCTTCTAGGACTCAAgatgatttaaaataagacatGACAAGCAATAAAATAATCCAAAACGACTAAAAATCAATATATTTATTCCCATAGTCTTGAAAAACCTAGCCTAATTTTAAAAGAGAGATTTATAGACCTGGAAAAGTCAAGTAAATTAAAATCTCTCTATGGGCCTTCTCATAAGGAATTTTGACTTTTCTATATGCCAAACTCTGAAAAATTTCATTGGGTAGAAATTTTgagtatgtaaatataaatacataaaataacataGC
The genomic region above belongs to Carassius carassius chromosome 18, fCarCar2.1, whole genome shotgun sequence and contains:
- the sf3b6 gene encoding splicing factor 3B subunit 6, with the protein product MAMQAAKRANIRLPPEVNRILYIRNLPYKITAEEMYDIFGKYGPIRQIRVGNTPETRGTAYVIYEDIFDAKNACDHLSGFNVCNRYLVVLYYNANRAFQKMDTKKKEEQLKILKEKYGINTDPPK